A segment of the Manihot esculenta cultivar AM560-2 chromosome 13, M.esculenta_v8, whole genome shotgun sequence genome:
atccgggtaaggcgaatgttgtggcagacgccttaagccggaaatcactcggcagtttatcccacatatcggcagagaggaggccagtggtgaaggagttttacaagctcgttgaggaaggtctacagatggagttgtctggtacaggtgccttggtggcccagatgagagtggcacccgtgtttctggagcaggtggctcagaaacagcatgaggacccggagttagtaaagattgccaggactgtccagtcgggcaaagacagtgagttcagattcgacaacaaggggatcctccgctatgggagtcgattgtgtgtaccagatgacatagggctaaaaggagacattatgagagaggctcataatgcaagatacagcattcaccccggagccaccaaaatgtatcaggatctgaagaaagtttattggtggccagctatgaagagagaagtggcacagtttgtgtcagcctgcgaagtttgtcagagggtgaagttggaacatcagaagccggctggaatgcttaacccgctacctattccagagtggaaatgggagaatatagctatggacttcgtagtggggttaccggcggcgtccaacaaagtggactccatatgggtgattgtggacagactcaccaaatctgctcacttcattcctgtcaggagtggctactctgtggacaagttggcgcaggtatatgtggatgagatcgtcaggctgcatggggttcctgtttctatagtgtcagacagaggaccccagttcacctccaaattttggcggagtctgcagattgccatgggtactaggttggatttcagcactgccttccacccccagactgatggacagtcagaaaggaccatccaaactatcgaggttatgcttagaatgtgtgtgctagactttggcggttcttggaggcagcacctacctttggtggagtttgcctacaacaacagccatcatgctagcatcgggatggctccatatgaagctttgtacggaaggaagtgtagatcacctgtttgctgggaggaagttggagaaaaggccttagcagggcctgagcttgttgagatcaccagcagggtagtacccataatcagagaaaggatcaagactgctgcaagcagacagaagagttatgcagacgtccgcaggagacagttagagtttcaggagggggatctggtattgctcaaggtgtctccaatgaagggagtggttcgcttcgggaagaaaggtaaactagccccacgatacatcggaccctttgaaatcttgcaaaagattgggaatgtgtcgtacaagctggatttacctgcttcaatggaaagaatccatccggttttccatgtttctatgttgaggaagtttgtgtcagatccgagcaaggttcttaatgagcctgatgtggaggtccaagaggatctcacctatgttgaacagccagtacggatcatagacacccagatcagaaagctaagaaacaaggaaatcccgatggtgaaagtcctgtggaaccaccacaacttggaagaatgcacttgggagacacgggagtctatgctccagcagtaccctcatctcttttaaggttagatccctatgtgtttatgtgccttgtatgtgtgttatgttctttgccatgctatgtgtgctagtgaggaacattcggggacgaatgttcttaagggggggagaatgtaatacccggctagactccggtatcggaattcctaccgtccggtggaatctcggatgtcggagacctctagaagggtagaaccatgttttcataaaatgttttcatgtttttaatggttttaaagtatgaaattaaatgagtttttgcatgaaaatagcattggaggaaaacccaggttcggccgccgaaagtcaagttcggccgccgaacatgcatgcgttttgaaggcacgttaggcccccgaaagcatgagttagggaagtccaggttcggccgccgaaagtcaagttcggccgccgaacattgcatggatgcggaggcacattcggcccccgaacgtggcctggccagccactataaaagggacccttagccgaaatgggcgaggttttctcccattttcggccacagcaagcttccgaccttccctttgcaaatctagtgttcttcctccaaatctcttccattttccttgagttttaaactcacattgaaggttttgagcttttaaaccaagttttggagctttgggaactcaggagctcattttcgtggatttccaagtttaggtcgtctccctctcgatcttcaagaggtaagagccgatcttaagctcctcatgtgttttaagtaagttttaagtgattttatggggtagaatggcatgtatagggttgtatgagtttttaaacaaatgttaggttttatgtgatttatgaacaatgtggcgtgtttgagtatgcttgaagtgttgtagttggggtatttgatgttttgaggcccctaggatcttgtatgcatgttttaagtgaagtttatgcatgatttgtggatttgggaggcaggaggttcatgtgaaccaagtttctgcccgtttggcagaaaccaggttcggcagccgaaggaagtttcggccgccgaacccctcttgtggaggcagcattcggctgccgaagttgcccccgaaaagagactttcgtctctgtctggcactttcggccgccgaaggtgccgccgaacctacctgagtttcgtctttgtccaggactttcggccgccgaaggtgccgccgaaagtgccctgttcagccatttcatgcataattttgtgtgatgtttccatgatgttttaggggttttttttttggggaatgtattagagttatgtttatgtatgtttggtccctcattggagtccacctgtgtaggttcggacccgaggaaccaaggaccccagcagtgagccagctgctacagagttgtcagagtcagccagaggtgagtggaactaaacttaactttttaattaagaaatgaaatgcttttatcatgcttcatgcatcatgatcatattataggttgtttgcattagaattcacgaatatgccgcattgtattgttgtgatagatgatagtggatggacattaggatgattcattagccttctatatacgaagacctgtggtgcccataatagggccgggcaatacgaagtcctgtggtgcccataatagggccggagAATAACTCCGAGTatgaagacctgtggtgcccataatagggtcgggcaatacgaagtcctgtggtgcccataatagggccgggcatggagttgagggatttttgaatcagtccatccgtggtgtgatttgtttgtgcagtgacgcatttcatgatagcatgttttaaatattctttttatagttctactcactgggcatctagctcacccctctcccttaacccccaggtttgcaggtacgggatagatagagaagacaagaagaaaaagtcatatgtatgtaatagttagtttgtggacatgacaattgtattatgatgaattgtaaaatattcaggatgttatgtaatgaggtcattgaggatagagttgtgcttgaccataatatattgttaatcccttttgtatatacatgatcctatgttatgatgttttgtgtaaactaactcaacacaggttgttttgcctttgaggcttgatgagatcccacagagggactatgttatgtatatgttcagagtatgcacaggttgagttagttgatgacagtatgtatgaagaaaagtttaaagttttatgcatgttgttgatcatgtatgggattatacaggtttacaggttttatgtcaagcttgctacgggtcccggcggccttaagtcgacccggatcctagcgccggtagcggtccgattttcggggcgttacatatagtgtgtcgggctcatagaggttatagaagggcaagcacaataggagagatcatgtccactaggataggatgtggagtcctgtcttgtatgatgatgtgaaatgccatgatgatatgcatgtgcattaatgttatgctatgtatgtaatgtatgtgaggtaggttcatgtgtttccacatgaaccgtatgatgctaatgtttgtgtggtatgttatgctttcagaagtcaagatgagaggaactcgtcgatccgtaagattgactggagctccgccagagaatgagggcatggatgcccatccccctgctctgtagagggcaagatcttgtagaacaagcagagaaggtacatcaagggaccctagaaggtcttttgatgcaagtcggaggagatcagttcatggtggtatgtcagcggatgtgatgggaacagaggaggataactagagaagagatagtagtctgggcatgagtaagtcagaagaggatatgagagagtcccaaggaggcactcagacctcgggctttgttccaccacagtatacaccctatcctcaggggccagggtatccgatgggaagcaCGTCGGATTTCTCTAATTATAACTCATAACCCACCTTTATGTCctaccctcccttttacccaccgtacccacagtaccctatgtttccatcctcaccctttttctcaggtccagcaaaccctaatccagggaatgctgcacctcctcctccaccagcaggaCCAAcagtccctgatgtccagatacccaaacctggttcgtcagttgggggtaaagtaaaaatgacagattacctcaagttggatgcccccaagttcgaagcaggcgatgacccttttgagtacctcagaacggtaaagatgataacagatgagctaggagcaagtgatagtagagccattcagatggcagggttcacattgaaatgcaagaaggcaagggagtggttcaaaaactatgtggacccaaggttggagagcttatcctgggagcagtttgccaatgagtttgcaggatgggcttttccagatagttccagagaactgaagatgattgagtttgagcagctaagacagacagaagagatgagtgtagatgagtttacagacaggttcctggagctgttgccgtttgcaggacaaggtcttgacacagacctgaagaagtctaggatatatattatgaagcttcactccaggtattcctcgttgattcaatcagtagagagggagagtttccatgctatagtggatatggcacggaaaatggaggctagtgctatcgttcaAGGAAGAGTTAAACaatacgtggcacagtcttcgggttccaaactcccggggacaagtgatgttaatctctcccctctgagtgaggctgtcacaaaaagtaagaagggagacagaggtcttagaagatcaaagaagaacaagttctggaatcggttAAAGTCTGGTCTAGGATTAGGAggaggctcgagctcaggcacagaggttgcacagtgtgcaaggtgcggtaggccgcacaagggagtctgtcggtttgggactacagcatgttacagatgcggccaggagggacacatagctcgggagtgtcctaaggcggcttttatgacaccgtcccatcagacaactccaggcagtatgacacagccatcagctccagccatgtttcagggtagtagtcgaggcagaggaagggggacagccccttcttcagcaggttccctaggtgaaggtccatcagttccagctcggatcttctccaTGATGCAGCAAGAAgctaacacatcggacatgATGGTGACACTACAAAAATTTCACGGTTTAgtaacggaaatttccgttactaattattaaaaatccgttactaaaactaTTTTGTAACGGAAATTTTCCGTTACAGTGAACCTCGTTGCTAAtgcattagtaacggattttctagtccgttactaaattagtaacggatttgtaacggaaattccgttactaaatttagtttCCGTTTAGTtgattttagtaacggatttttttagtaacggaatttccgttacaaatccgttactaatttagtaacggatttgtaacGGAAATTCCGTTATTAAATTTAGTTTCCGTTTAGTtgattttagtaacggatttttccgttactaatccgttactatttttaaCGGATCAGTAACaacttaatccgttactaatccgttactatttataaaattataataaaatattataaattatataatctaaTCAGACAAACCTGTAAATACACTCACATATTACAACTAACCTGTAAATACACTCACATATTACAACTCATCTCAATAACAACATGTAAAAACCAAATGTCATGAATGAACTCAAAtccaatatcatatattatgtaaatcaaatcaaacatatATCCAAACATCCAGCTgttcaattttaaactaaaaaaattaacaaattcttTATTATCCTAGTACATATgtgtaatgaaaaaaaaaactataaatgtGTAGTGTTCTCGTCCTCATCCTCATCATTAGTTTCATCTGCTTGATCAGGAGGCTGTGCAGGCTGTGTAGAAGTTCCCTCACCGGGAGCTGAAGGCTGGTTGCCTTGTCTTTCACTCACAAGCTGCATAAGTAAATCCTTCACCTGTGAAAGCTCAGAGGTAATCCACACATTTTGCTCAATCAAtgcttgttcattatcctcacgCTCCTGTAGCTTGCGTCTGAGATCAGCTATTTCATCTTGAAGATCCTGATTTTGCTGAGCTGATGTGAAGGATGTATTAGCAGAAGTCTTGTTTGGGAAGAAAACTGAAGCCTGTGATCCAAGACCGTACacccttctttttttctctccaccTACTGCCTCAAAGTATAACTGAGCCTCATCAACGCGGGATGCCTGACTACTGTCATTATCTGTCTGTGATGCTTGCTCTTTCAAAGTCAGAAAGCGATCCTTCAAAAAAAATACCATGTGATATAACAGTATAAACtacaaatcaaataatttactataaatttatttaatttctcacatGAATGGACTTTGAGCGTGCATCAACAAACTCTGAGGAACCCTTCTTCTTATGCGTAGCCTCAAATAACTCATGAGGTAGAGGATCTCTGCCTAGTCTTTCGCGCTgcaagtaaaatataaatagtaataacatgcttcaatataaattcacaataaattgaataaatttaaagtatttgaaaaaatttaagtgaGAATGAATATTACGTACCATCTGTTGTTGATGCCTATACTGAgatatggatcctccacaatgtCTTGATGGGCCAGCGCCTTGCCCACCTGTTTCACTCTTTctgttatttgaaaattttttgcaTTTCTCTTTATACTCAGTTGCTCCCCAAGCGGATTGCCATGCATCCATTACTCCTTCTGTCAGTGATAGTCTCTTCTCCTTTCCATTCCTTACGCTACACATAAGGCTACGATATCGCTCGGCAGCTTTCTTCCTCCAAGCTATCTTCATCAGTTGTTCTATTACCTCCTCCCATAAGAAGTGTTTCTGTAATTACTCACATTTAGCTACAAATAATGCacagtaaaaataataacatgTACAATATAATTTGTATTACCTTAAATTCTTGCCAATAGAATTCTTTAACCTCTTCTGGTACATTCTTCCAACAAAAGCCATCTGCTACTAACTTTTCCTTGAAGATCAAGGTAATCCGCCTAGCAATCGGATCAGAAGGCTGCATGCTGTAAAAGAATAATTgacaaacaaaataattttgaaataagcaaaaaaattaaatgcatagttaaaaatacttataaattttactcACACTGAATTTACTAAGTGAATATGTGGTCTGAGCCCTGTAGGTGCACAACTACCAGAAGCAGATGCAGATGTAGCCGTAGATGCAATAGGTGGCAAACCTATAGGTGCTGAGGCAGTAGCAGATGTGTGCACTGAAGCAGGAGTGGATGATGCAGCACCCGGTGTGGATCTCTCACCCTGGTCTGGTCTAGGAATCAAAGCAGTGTGTTGTACCAAATCTTGATTGACATTTTCTGATTCAGTTGTGTGGACACTACCCCTGCCATGGTCTCCTCGACCCCGTGATGAAGATCCGCGTCCTCGTCCTCTCATCCTGTACAAATTTACattataaaaatcaagatgtagttaacatatttaataactaaaagtaaaaatagataTCAATTATGTTATACCTTCTATTCACTATCTACATCTaagtcatcatcatcatcatcatctgttTCTGTTGCTATTATAGTTTCatcttcatcattttcttcaCCATCATCAATTTCAATAACATCCCCAGTTGGATCATTTAATTGTTGTGTTGAATCATCAATTTCTCTAATTATGGCAGTGTGTTCCATTTCCTCTTGTTGAAATGGTTCATCAGCAGGTTGTGTATTTTCTTGTGTTGGAAGTTGAATTACAGAACGTGCTTTGACTTTTATAGCAGCCCAccattcaattttatctcgCTTTAGGCTAGGATACGGAGTATATATCACTTGCATTTCTTGTACTCCCAGCACAAAaggctcatatctattaaaagatCGTTTATGATTCACATCGACAAGTTTATATTTACTATGGATCTTTGTGTCTACATTTGGAGTGGGGTCAAACCAATTGCATTTGAAAAGTACAACTCGCTTGATTGGAAGACCTGGATACTCCAAACGTATAACTTCAAGCAATTGTCCATAGTAATCGCTTTCTTCGCTGCTGTAATTTGACCCCTTAATACACACCCCACTATTCATTGTTGCTCTACTTGCACAGTATGACTTCGATTGAAACTTATATCCATTCACCATATATCCATTGTATGATGTCACACTTCGTAATGGACCCATTGCAAGCGATATGATAAACTTATTGGATATGTTATTGCACGAATCATGAGCAAAATTGTTGAACCATATAGAGAATTCACTCTCCAATTTGATGTCAATCTGAGAATCATTGACCAACGGATCATTTGAGCGCAATTGATCAATGTAAATGCTGGAAAAACCTCAACTCCATTAGAAAAAGTAATTTAAGaacataatatataaattacttattTACGATAACTTACTCAATATAGGGTTTCACTTCTGgacaatttaataatatgtacACTTGTGCTGCTTTatactcatcctccataagatATCTGGTTGTCCCTTTTTCTATTGGTCGACCGGACTGCATGAAGATTGATAGATTGCCTTCATAATTTTCAGTACTTTCTGAAATATCAACATTCCTTGGCACTTTTCGATGTCTAGTTTGGACATACGATTCAAAGTAATGTGCACAAAATGAAGTTGCTTCTTCTACTAGGTACGCATTACATATTGATCCCTCGACTCTAGCTTTATTTCTGACATTATTCTTAAGCCGTCGCAgatatctataaaatatatgaccaacattagtaaacattattaaataacttaattaaagtGAAGTTAAAAAAACTTACCGTTCAAAAGGATACATCCATCGATATTGCACTGGACCTGCCAGCCATGCTTCATATGCTAGATGGACAGGGAGGTGTTCCATACAATCAAAGAAGCTTGGAGGGAAAACACGCTCAAGCTTGCATATGATTAAAGGAATTTCACCATGCAACCGCAACATATCACTCTCACTTATAGTGGTAGATGTTAACTCCTTAAAAAAATTACTCAACTCTGTTAAGGGTTGCCACACATTTGACGGAAGCAACTCACGAAATGCAATTGGCATAATCCGCTGCATGAAGACATGACAATCATGACTCTTCATACCAAACATCTTCAGCTTCTTCATATCAATACATCGCCCCATATTGGAAACATATCCATCGGGAAACTTGAGATTTTTCAACCCACATAATACTTGCTTACTTTGCTTATCTAGAGTATAACAAGTTTTGGGATATCTCCCAGTGACTTGATCCATTTCCAACTCTGGCCGATCACAGATCACATTTAGGTCTGCCCTTGACTTGGCATTATCCTTTGTCTTTCCCTCAACACTCATTACAGTGttgattatattttcaaaaaaatttttctcAATGTGCATTACATCAAGATTGTGTCGAATCAAATTTGTTTTCCAATACGGTAAATCCCACAAGATGCTTCTTTTTCGCCAACCGCATTGCTTTGATAGACGggaatttatttcaaatgcatCCTCATCTATAACCCTCTTAAACCCCAATTCATCAATCTGTTTCAGTATTTCTTCACCGGAAATAGGTGGTTTAGCTTTCTTAGTAACAGATACATTCTTCCTAAAAGCTGTTTTGTTTCTTCTAAAAGAATGGCTAGGAGGTAAAAATTTGCGATGATTATCAAACCATGATTGCTTACCTCCTCTTGTCAATGTGAATGCATCACTATCTTCCATGCAATAAGGACAAGCAGTCTGTCCTGCAGTGCTCCATCCAGATAACATTGCATAAGCAGGAAAATCACTTATAGTCCACATTAAAGCAGCTCGCaagttgaaattttctttattgaatgcatcatatgtttcaactCCATTCTCCCATAAATCTTTCAACTCAGTTACTAGGGGTTGCAAATACACATCCAACTTATCTTTTGGATTTCTAGGCCCTGGGACAAGTATAGTGAGAAACATATACTCACCTTTCATGCATAACCATGGGGGTAAATTGTAAGGTGTCAATATGACAGGCCATGATGAATATTGCTGACCAGATTGTCCAAAGGGTTGAAAACCATCGGTACACAGTCCAAGACGGACATTACGTTTCTCAGCACTGAAATGAGGCCAATTATTATTAGTCCCATGATTGGCATGCCATTAAACCATCGGTACACAGTCCAAGACGGACATTACGTTTTTCAGCACTCAAAAGCTTTCCATGCATGCGAATCAGCTGGATGATGCATTAAATCATCATTAGTCCCATGATTGGCATGCCAAGTCATATCCTTAGCTGTAGCATTAGATGCGTACAACCTTTGTAGTCTAGGTGTGATTGGCATGTAATACATTTTACTATAAGCAACTTGGGTTTTACTAGAGCTCTGGCTAACTTGCAATCGTTTGTACCTCGGATGATCACACACCTTGCACCTGAGCAATTCATTATCCTCACCCCAATAAATCATACAACCATTTAAGCAAGTATGAATCTTC
Coding sequences within it:
- the LOC110629295 gene encoding uncharacterized protein LOC110629295, with the translated sequence MRGRGRGSSSRGRGDHGRGSVHTTESENVNQDLVQHTALIPRPDQGERSTPGAASSTPASVHTSATASAPIGLPPIASTATSASASGSCAPTGLRPHIHLVNSVMQPSDPIARRITLIFKEKLVADGFCWKNVPEEVKEFYWQEFKKHFLWEEVIEQLMKIAWRKKAAERYRSLMCSVRNGKEKRLSLTEGVMDAWQSAWGATEYKEKCKKFSNNRKSETGGQGAGPSRHCGGSISQYRHQQQMRERLGRDPLPHELFEATHKKKGSSEFVDARSKSIHDRFLTLKEQASQTDNDSSQASRVDEAQLYFEAVGGEKKRRVYGLGSQASVFFPNKTSANTSFTSAQQNQDLQDEIADLRRKLQEREDNEQALIEQNVWITSELSQVKDLLMQLVSERQGNQPSAPGEGTSTQPAQPPDQADETNDEDEDENTTHL
- the LOC110629297 gene encoding uncharacterized protein LOC110629297 → MQLQDVNDFVLCRVFSSTFTAIHVEELNHEIVCEVLKKRTRNIKFMDSLIKNPITTYQQLIDKAKRYIRLNDCMNYPVSQGRDDRGNKIIAVLGTIRYKIRELYAEFAVMDIPFDYNIILDRPVLNCHIIVINMGVIYLKLPALGGLVVILIDAEDTEKSAFITDEDVFCYKLPPSITVAAFTVAAFDHRCRLRSLLPPSITVAGFTVASFTVAAFTVAAFTDCQLLLPRYNRYNMHSDRGWMYARLKDGLLNPLFLEGLNEFISAAKQFPDCLNGELIRCPCNRFKCQNRSFEDESTVRFHLMKYGFVRDYYVWYLHGEMQTYNEVHGRSNDSTYNTCNVEYQHTEFSNAYEQLVVDAAGPSFSPSISNEPPNQSTQRLYDMLAAVNQELWPGYENHSQLSAVARILNIKSEHHLSERCFDNICQFIKEILPTDNLFTDNFYSTKKLLEGLGLPIQKIHTCLNGCMIYWGEDNELLRCKVCDHPRYKRLQVSQSSSKTQVAYSKMYYMPITPRLQRLYASNATAKDMTWHANHGTNDDLMHHPADSHAWKAFDNNWPHFSAEKRNVRLGLCTDGFQPFGQSGQQYSSWPVILTPYNLPPWLCMKGEYMFLTILVPGPRNPKDKLDVYLQPLVTELKDLWENGVETYDAFNKENFNLRAALMWTISDFPAYAMLSGWSTAGQTACPYCMEDSDAFTLTRGGKQSWFDNHRKFLPPSHSFRRNKTAFRKNVSVTKKAKPPISGEEILKQIDELGFKRVIDEDAFEINSRLSKQCGWRKRSILWDLPYWKTNLIRHNLDVMHIEKNFFENIINTVMSVEGKTKDNAKSRADLNVICDRPELEMDQVTGRYPKTCYTLDKQSKQVLCGLKNLKFPDGYVSNMGRCIDMKKLKMFGMKSHDCHVFMQRIMPIAFRELLPSNVWQPLTELSNFFKELTSTTISESDMLRLHGEIPLIICKLERVFPPSFFDCMEHLPVHLAYEAWLAGPVQYRWMYPFERYLRRLKNNVRNKARVEGSICNAYLVEEATSFCAHYFESYVQTRHRKVPRNVDISESTENYEGNLSIFMQSGRPIEKGTTRYLMEDEYKAAQVYILLNCPEVKPYIDIYIDQLRSNDPLVNDSQIDIKLESEFSIWFNNFAHDSCNNISNKFIISLAMGPLRSVTSYNGYMVNGYKFQSKSYCASRATMNSGVCIKGSNYSSEESDYYGQLLEVIRLEYPGLPIKRVVLFKCNWFDPTPNVDTKIHSKYKLVDVNHKRSFNRYEPFVLGVQEMQVIYTPYPSLKRDKIEWWAAIKVKARSVIQLPTQENTQPADEPFQQEEMEHTAIIREIDDSTQQLNDPTGDVIEIDDGEENDEDETIIATETDDDDDDDLDVDSE